The following are encoded together in the Pseudomonas xantholysinigenes genome:
- a CDS encoding putative bifunctional diguanylate cyclase/phosphodiesterase encodes MKSQPDAASRVAAEVVTQLPVPSRLGMLRFERLNEASWAMLYLDPACERQFGLPAAELCALIGSPYASLMEPEARYQLHDEIQLQLSQRGYYRVRYTLHAHPEPLRLLEVGESYKQHNRQLLRGYLTVFDHQAEPPEPDTHDLESQNNRLQLALQLNQRAQQEQLEHLERVRAQQDLILRLARQRYSIGNSLVEAAELITQSACEIYNVDCASIWYLHEQRLDPIIAWYRRERQHRMPEAIDASHFPDYLEALHASRAIDAHNASHDPRTREMAEALYASADNAMLDASIRIDGQVVGVLCLEQTGRARAWQSDEIAFAGELADQFAQVINNHNRRTAASALHLFQRAVEQSASAFLLVNRDGVVEYVNPSFTAITQYSTEEVQGHHLAELPALENLSELLFDSPSSLAMGNSWQGEFKSRRKNLEPYWGQLSISKVYGDNRELTHYIGIYEDVTQTKLAQQRIERLAYTDNLTNLGNRPAFIRNLDERFARDSNSPICLLLVDIDNFKRINDSLGHQTGDKLLISLARRLRNSLSSGGSLARFASNEFAVLLDDTHLEDGQGVAHQLLHTLDKPMFVDNQLINVTASVGLACAPLHGADPATLMKNAGLALHKAKANGKHQVQVFTEVLNAEASYKLFVENNLRRALTQNELEVFYQPKLCLRSGRLLGLEALLRWNHPERGMIRPDQFISVAEETGLIIPIGKWVVRQSCRMSQQLREAGFGNLHVAINLSPKQFSDPDLVASIGNILKEEALPPHLLELELTEGLLLEATEDTHRQLDELKALGLTLAMDDFGTGYSSLSYLKKFPIDIIKIDRSFINEIPDNQDDMEITSAVVAMAHNLKLKVVAEGIETPEQLAFLRRHRCDVGQGYLFDRPIPGRELSEKLRRYPRGPVA; translated from the coding sequence ATGAAAAGCCAACCCGATGCCGCCAGCCGTGTGGCGGCCGAGGTCGTCACGCAGCTTCCCGTGCCCTCGCGGCTCGGCATGCTGCGTTTCGAACGGCTCAACGAAGCCAGCTGGGCGATGCTCTACCTCGACCCGGCCTGCGAGCGCCAGTTCGGCTTGCCAGCCGCCGAGCTGTGCGCCCTGATCGGCTCGCCCTACGCCAGCCTGATGGAGCCCGAGGCGCGCTACCAACTGCATGACGAAATCCAGCTGCAACTGAGCCAGCGCGGCTACTACCGAGTGCGCTACACCTTGCATGCCCATCCCGAGCCCCTGCGCCTGCTGGAAGTGGGCGAAAGCTACAAGCAGCACAATCGCCAGCTGCTGCGCGGCTACCTGACAGTGTTCGACCACCAAGCCGAGCCGCCCGAGCCCGATACCCACGACCTGGAATCGCAGAACAACCGCCTGCAACTGGCCCTGCAACTGAACCAGCGGGCCCAGCAGGAACAGCTCGAGCACCTGGAGCGGGTACGCGCCCAGCAGGACCTGATCCTGCGCCTGGCACGCCAGCGCTACAGCATCGGCAATTCCCTGGTCGAAGCCGCCGAGCTGATCACCCAGAGCGCCTGCGAAATCTACAACGTCGACTGCGCCAGCATCTGGTACCTGCACGAGCAGCGCCTGGACCCGATCATCGCCTGGTACCGTCGCGAGCGGCAGCACCGCATGCCCGAGGCGATCGACGCCAGCCATTTCCCCGACTACCTCGAGGCCCTGCACGCCAGCCGCGCCATCGACGCCCACAACGCCAGCCACGACCCGCGCACCCGCGAAATGGCCGAAGCGCTGTACGCCAGCGCCGACAACGCCATGCTCGACGCCAGCATCCGTATCGACGGCCAGGTGGTCGGCGTGCTGTGCCTGGAGCAGACCGGCCGCGCCCGGGCCTGGCAGTCGGACGAAATCGCCTTCGCCGGCGAACTGGCCGACCAGTTCGCCCAGGTCATCAACAACCACAACCGCCGCACCGCCGCCAGCGCCCTGCACCTGTTCCAGCGTGCCGTGGAGCAAAGCGCCAGCGCCTTCCTGCTGGTCAACCGCGACGGTGTGGTGGAGTACGTCAACCCGAGCTTCACCGCCATCACCCAGTACAGCACCGAGGAGGTCCAGGGCCACCACCTGGCCGAGTTGCCGGCGCTGGAAAACCTCAGCGAACTGCTGTTCGACTCGCCCTCGAGCCTGGCCATGGGCAACAGCTGGCAAGGCGAGTTCAAGAGCCGGCGCAAGAACCTCGAGCCCTATTGGGGCCAGTTGTCGATTTCCAAGGTGTATGGCGACAACCGTGAACTGACCCACTACATCGGCATCTACGAAGACGTCACCCAGACCAAACTCGCGCAACAACGCATCGAGCGCCTGGCCTACACCGACAACCTGACCAACCTGGGCAACCGCCCGGCGTTCATCCGCAACCTCGACGAACGCTTCGCTCGCGACAGCAACAGCCCGATCTGCCTGCTGCTGGTGGACATCGACAACTTCAAGCGGATCAACGACAGCCTCGGCCACCAGACCGGCGACAAACTGCTGATCAGCCTGGCCCGGCGCCTGCGCAACAGCCTGAGCAGCGGTGGCAGCCTGGCGCGTTTCGCCAGCAACGAGTTCGCCGTGCTGCTCGACGACACCCACCTCGAGGACGGCCAGGGCGTCGCCCACCAGCTGCTGCACACCCTCGACAAACCCATGTTCGTCGACAACCAGCTGATCAACGTCACCGCCTCCGTGGGCCTGGCCTGCGCGCCGCTGCACGGCGCCGACCCGGCGACCCTGATGAAGAACGCCGGCCTGGCCCTGCACAAGGCCAAGGCCAACGGCAAGCACCAGGTACAGGTGTTCACTGAAGTACTCAATGCCGAGGCCAGCTACAAGCTGTTCGTCGAGAACAACCTGCGCCGCGCCCTGACCCAGAACGAGCTGGAAGTGTTCTACCAGCCCAAGCTGTGCCTGCGCAGCGGCCGCCTGCTCGGGCTGGAGGCCCTGCTGCGCTGGAACCACCCGGAGCGCGGCATGATCCGCCCCGACCAGTTCATCAGCGTGGCCGAGGAAACCGGCCTGATCATCCCCATCGGCAAGTGGGTGGTGCGCCAGTCCTGCCGCATGAGCCAGCAACTGCGCGAGGCGGGCTTTGGCAATCTGCACGTGGCGATCAACCTGTCGCCCAAGCAGTTCTCCGACCCCGACCTGGTTGCCTCGATCGGCAATATCCTCAAGGAGGAAGCGCTGCCACCGCACCTGCTGGAGCTGGAGCTGACCGAGGGCCTGCTGCTGGAGGCCACCGAGGACACCCACCGCCAGCTCGACGAACTCAAGGCCCTGGGCCTGACCCTGGCCATGGACGATTTCGGCACCGGCTACTCGTCGCTGAGCTACCTGAAGAAGTTCCCGATCGACATCATCAAGATCGACCGCAGCTTCATCAACGAGATCCCCGACAACCAGGACGACATGGAGATCACCTCGGCGGTGGTGGCCATGGCCCACAACCTCAAGCTCAAGGTGGTCGCAGAGGGCATCGAGACCCCCGAGCAACTGGCGTTCCTGCGGCGCCATCGCTGCGACGTCGGCCAGGGCTACCTGTTCGACCGGCCGATTCCGGGGCGCGAGTTGAGCGAGAAACTGCGCCGTTATCCACGCGGGCCGGTGGCCTGA
- the aceF gene encoding dihydrolipoyllysine-residue acetyltransferase, which yields MSELIRVPDIGSGEGEIIELFVKVGDRIEADQSLLTLESDKASMEIPAPKAGVIKELKVKLGDRLKEGDELLVLEAEGAAAAPEAPAAAAPAPAAAAPAPAAEAAPAPAAAPAAASVQDIHVPDIGSSGKAKIIEVLVKVGDTVEADQSLITLESDKASMEIPSPAAGVVEEVLCKLEDEVGTGDLIFKLKVAGAAPAAAPAPAAAAAPAKAEAAPAAAPAAAPAAAPAPVATAPAAGSNAKVHAGPAVRQLAREFGVDLGAVAATGPHGRILKEDVQVYVKAMMQKAKEAPAAGATGGAGIPPIPAVDFSKFGEVEEVALTRLMQVGAANLHRSWLNVPHVTQFDSADITELEAFRVAQKAVAEKAGVKLTVLPLLLKACAFLLKELPDFNSSLAPSGKAIIRKKYVHIGFAVDTPDGLLVPVIKNVDQKSLLQLAAEAASLAEKARTKKLSADEMQGACFTISSLGHIGGTGFTPIVNAPEVAILGVSKATMQPVWDGKAFQPKLMLPLSLSYDHRVINGAAAARFTKRLGDVLGDIRTMLL from the coding sequence GTGAGCGAACTCATTCGCGTACCTGACATCGGCAGCGGTGAAGGTGAAATCATCGAGCTGTTCGTCAAGGTCGGTGACCGTATCGAGGCTGACCAGAGCCTGCTGACCCTGGAGTCCGACAAGGCCTCCATGGAGATCCCGGCCCCCAAGGCTGGCGTCATCAAGGAACTGAAGGTCAAGCTGGGTGATCGCCTGAAAGAAGGCGACGAGCTGCTGGTCCTGGAAGCCGAGGGCGCCGCTGCGGCGCCTGAGGCTCCGGCCGCCGCCGCTCCGGCCCCTGCTGCTGCCGCTCCAGCGCCGGCCGCTGAAGCCGCCCCTGCTCCAGCAGCGGCCCCGGCTGCCGCCAGCGTGCAGGACATCCACGTGCCGGACATCGGCTCGTCGGGCAAGGCCAAGATCATCGAAGTGCTGGTCAAGGTCGGCGACACCGTCGAAGCCGACCAGTCGCTGATCACCCTGGAGTCCGACAAGGCCTCCATGGAAATCCCGTCGCCGGCTGCCGGCGTGGTCGAAGAAGTACTGTGCAAGCTGGAAGATGAAGTCGGCACTGGCGACCTGATCTTCAAGCTGAAAGTCGCAGGCGCGGCCCCGGCTGCCGCTCCGGCACCTGCCGCTGCTGCCGCCCCGGCCAAGGCTGAGGCGGCTCCGGCCGCCGCGCCTGCCGCCGCTCCGGCTGCTGCCCCTGCCCCGGTCGCCACCGCACCGGCCGCCGGCAGCAACGCCAAGGTCCACGCAGGCCCAGCCGTTCGTCAGCTGGCCCGTGAATTCGGCGTCGACCTGGGCGCCGTCGCGGCCACTGGCCCGCACGGTCGCATCCTGAAGGAAGACGTGCAGGTCTACGTCAAGGCCATGATGCAGAAGGCCAAGGAAGCGCCGGCCGCCGGTGCTACCGGTGGCGCTGGCATCCCGCCGATCCCGGCCGTGGACTTCAGCAAGTTCGGCGAAGTGGAAGAAGTCGCCCTGACCCGCCTGATGCAGGTCGGCGCCGCCAACCTGCACCGCAGCTGGCTGAACGTGCCGCACGTCACCCAGTTCGACTCCGCCGACATCACCGAGCTGGAAGCCTTCCGCGTTGCGCAGAAAGCGGTCGCTGAAAAGGCCGGCGTCAAGCTGACCGTTCTGCCCCTGCTGCTCAAGGCCTGCGCCTTCCTGCTCAAGGAACTGCCGGACTTCAACAGCTCGCTGGCGCCAAGCGGCAAGGCGATCATCCGCAAGAAGTACGTGCACATCGGCTTCGCCGTGGACACCCCGGACGGCCTGTTGGTCCCTGTGATCAAGAACGTCGACCAGAAGAGCCTGCTGCAACTGGCTGCCGAAGCCGCTTCGCTGGCCGAAAAAGCCCGCACCAAGAAGCTCTCGGCCGACGAGATGCAGGGCGCCTGCTTCACCATCTCCAGCCTCGGCCACATTGGCGGCACCGGCTTCACGCCGATCGTCAACGCGCCTGAGGTGGCGATCCTCGGCGTGTCCAAGGCGACCATGCAACCGGTCTGGGATGGCAAGGCCTTCCAGCCCAAGCTGATGCTGCCGCTGTCGCTGTCCTACGATCACCGTGTGATCAACGGCGCCGCCGCCGCGCGCTTCACCAAGCGCCTGGGCGACGTGCTGGGCGATATCCGCACCATGCTGCTGTAA
- the aceE gene encoding pyruvate dehydrogenase (acetyl-transferring), homodimeric type, whose amino-acid sequence MQDLDPIETQEWLDALESVLDKEGEDRAHYLMTRMGELATRSGSQLPYAITTPYRNTIPVTHEARMPGDLFMERRIRSMVRWNALAMVMRTNLKDSDLGGHISSFASSATLYDIGFNYFFQAPTDEHGGDLIFFQGHASPGVYARAFMEGRINEEQMNNFRQEVDGNGLSSYPHPWLMPDFWQFPTVSMGLGPIQAIYQARFMKYLEARGFIPAGKQKVWCFMGDGECDEPESLGAIALAGREKLDNLIFVINCNLQRLDGPVRGNGKIIQELEGVFRGGGWNVNKVVWGRFWDPLLAKDTNGALQRRMDEVIDGEYQNYKAKDGAYVREHFFNTPELKAMVEDLSDDEIWKLNRGGHDPYKVYAAYHQAVNHKEQPTVILAKTIKGYGTGAGEAKNTAHNTKKVDVESLRHFRDRFDIPVKDADLENLPFFKPEEGSAEAKYLAERRAALGGFVPQRRAKSFSVPTPPLETLKAILDGSGDREISTTMAFVRILAQLVKDKDIGQRIVPIIPDEARTFGMEGMFRQLGIYSSVGQLYEPVDKDQVMFYREDKKGQILEEGINEAGAMSSFIAAGTSYSCHNQPMLPFYIFYSMFGFQRIGDLAWAAGDSRTRGFLIGGTAGRTTLNGEGLQHEDGHSHMMAGTIPNCRTYDPTYGYELAVIIQDGMKKMTEEQQDIFYYITVMNESYQQPAMPAGVEDGIIKGMYLLEEDTRDAAHHVQLMGSGTILREVREAAKILRDEFNVGADVWSVTSFNELRRDGLAVERANRLKPGQKPQQTYVEQCLAGRKGPVIASTDYMKLFAEQIRQWVPSKEFKVLGTDGYGRSDSRKKLRHFFEVDRHFVVLAALEALADRGEIEPKVVADAIVKFGIDPDKRNPLDC is encoded by the coding sequence ATGCAAGACCTCGATCCAATCGAAACCCAGGAATGGCTGGATGCCCTGGAGTCGGTCCTCGACAAAGAAGGCGAAGACCGCGCTCATTACCTGATGACCCGCATGGGCGAGCTGGCCACCCGTAGTGGTTCGCAGCTGCCGTACGCCATCACCACGCCATACCGCAACACCATCCCTGTCACCCACGAAGCACGCATGCCTGGCGACCTGTTCATGGAACGCCGCATTCGCTCGATGGTGCGTTGGAACGCGCTGGCCATGGTGATGCGCACCAACCTGAAGGATTCGGACCTGGGCGGCCACATCTCCAGCTTCGCTTCCAGTGCCACCCTGTACGACATCGGCTTCAACTACTTCTTCCAGGCTCCGACCGACGAGCACGGCGGCGACCTGATCTTCTTCCAGGGCCACGCTTCGCCAGGCGTCTACGCCCGCGCCTTCATGGAAGGCCGCATCAACGAAGAGCAGATGAACAACTTCCGTCAGGAAGTCGACGGCAACGGCCTGTCTTCGTACCCGCACCCATGGCTGATGCCTGACTTCTGGCAGTTCCCGACCGTTTCGATGGGTCTGGGCCCGATCCAGGCCATCTACCAGGCCCGCTTCATGAAGTACCTGGAAGCGCGCGGCTTCATCCCGGCCGGCAAGCAGAAAGTCTGGTGCTTCATGGGCGACGGCGAGTGCGACGAGCCGGAATCCCTGGGCGCGATCGCCCTGGCCGGCCGCGAGAAGCTGGACAACCTGATCTTCGTCATCAACTGCAACCTGCAGCGCCTCGACGGTCCGGTTCGCGGTAACGGCAAGATCATCCAGGAACTCGAAGGCGTGTTCCGCGGCGGCGGCTGGAACGTCAACAAGGTCGTCTGGGGCCGTTTCTGGGACCCACTGCTGGCCAAGGACACCAACGGTGCCCTGCAGCGCCGCATGGACGAAGTCATCGACGGCGAGTACCAGAACTACAAGGCCAAGGACGGCGCGTACGTCCGTGAGCACTTCTTCAACACCCCAGAGCTCAAGGCCATGGTCGAAGACCTGTCCGACGACGAGATCTGGAAGCTCAACCGTGGCGGTCACGACCCGTACAAGGTCTACGCGGCCTACCACCAGGCGGTGAACCACAAAGAGCAACCGACCGTCATCCTGGCCAAGACCATCAAGGGTTACGGTACCGGTGCCGGCGAAGCCAAGAACACCGCGCACAACACCAAGAAGGTCGACGTCGAGAGCCTGCGTCACTTCCGTGACCGCTTCGACATCCCGGTCAAGGATGCCGACCTCGAGAACCTGCCGTTCTTCAAGCCCGAGGAAGGTTCCGCCGAGGCCAAGTACCTGGCCGAGCGCCGCGCCGCCCTGGGTGGCTTCGTGCCACAGCGTCGCGCCAAGAGCTTCAGCGTGCCGACCCCGCCGCTGGAAACGCTGAAAGCGATCCTCGACGGCTCGGGCGACCGCGAAATCTCCACCACCATGGCCTTCGTGCGCATCCTCGCGCAGCTGGTCAAGGACAAGGACATCGGCCAGCGCATCGTCCCGATCATTCCGGACGAAGCCCGTACCTTCGGTATGGAAGGCATGTTCCGCCAGCTGGGCATCTACTCGTCCGTGGGCCAGCTCTACGAGCCGGTCGACAAGGACCAGGTGATGTTCTACCGCGAGGACAAGAAGGGCCAGATCCTCGAGGAAGGCATCAACGAAGCCGGCGCCATGTCGTCGTTCATCGCTGCCGGTACCTCGTACAGCTGCCACAACCAGCCGATGCTGCCGTTCTACATCTTCTACTCGATGTTCGGCTTCCAGCGTATCGGTGACCTGGCCTGGGCCGCTGGCGACAGCCGCACCCGTGGTTTCCTGATCGGCGGTACCGCCGGCCGTACCACCCTCAACGGTGAAGGCCTGCAGCACGAAGACGGTCACAGCCACATGATGGCGGGCACCATCCCGAACTGCCGCACCTACGATCCGACCTACGGCTACGAGCTGGCGGTGATCATCCAGGACGGCATGAAGAAGATGACCGAAGAGCAACAGGACATCTTCTACTACATCACCGTGATGAACGAGTCGTACCAGCAGCCAGCCATGCCGGCCGGTGTCGAGGACGGCATCATCAAGGGCATGTACCTGCTCGAGGAAGACACCCGCGACGCCGCGCACCACGTACAGCTGATGGGCTCTGGCACCATCCTGCGCGAAGTCCGCGAAGCGGCGAAGATCCTGCGTGACGAGTTCAACGTTGGCGCCGACGTGTGGAGCGTCACCAGCTTCAACGAACTGCGCCGTGACGGCCTGGCCGTGGAACGCGCCAACCGCCTCAAGCCTGGCCAGAAGCCACAGCAGACCTACGTCGAGCAGTGCCTGGCCGGTCGCAAGGGCCCGGTCATCGCCTCCACCGACTACATGAAGCTGTTCGCCGAGCAGATTCGCCAGTGGGTGCCGAGCAAAGAGTTCAAGGTCCTGGGTACCGACGGTTACGGTCGCAGCGACAGCCGCAAGAAGCTGCGTCACTTCTTCGAAGTCGACCGCCACTTCGTGGTGCTGGCTGCCCTGGAAGCCCTGGCTGACCGTGGCGAGATCGAACCCAAGGTTGTGGCTGACGCCATCGTCAAGTTCGGTATCGACCCGGACAAGCGCAACCCACTGGACTGCTGA
- the glnE gene encoding bifunctional [glutamate--ammonia ligase]-adenylyl-L-tyrosine phosphorylase/[glutamate--ammonia-ligase] adenylyltransferase, with amino-acid sequence MRLPLPLDLPAALQPLVARNRQFLADALAAHPELAIDSWSAAQRQQFDQVAAASDFVLAQAQREPAMLFDLLAGGEMGRAFAPGELRARIHAAAQAAQSEDELARNLRRERNRQQLRIIWRDVTRQAALAETCRDLSDLADASIDEAYQWLYPRHCQQFGTPIGNRSGQPQHLVVLGMGKLGAMELNLSSDIDLIFAFPEGGETEGVKRSLDNQEFFTRLGQRLIKALDPVTVDGFVFRVDMRLRPYGSAGALVLSFNALEQYYQDQGRDWERYAMIKARVVAGDQAAGAQLQDMLRPFVYRRYLDFSAIEALRTMKQLIQQEVRRKGMAENIKLGAGGIREVEFIAQAFQLIHGGRDLSLQQRPLLKVLATLEGQGYLPPAVVAELREGYEFLRYTEHAIQAIADRQTQMLPDDETDRARIAYMLGYADWASFHDQLMHWRGRVDWHFRQVIADPDEDDAEGELVVGGEWSPLWEQAQDEEAAGRQLEEAGFRQPGEALRRLNALRVSPTLRSMQRIGRERLDAFIPRLLAQAVEHDNPDLVLERVLPLVEAVARRSAYLVLLTENPGALRRLLTLCAASPWIAEQIARYPLLLDELLNEGRLFSPPLAPELAAELRERLTRIPEDDLEQQMEALRHFKLAHSLRVAASEISGNLPLMKVSDYLTWLAEAILDQVLALAWRQTVARHGQPKRSDGSLCDPGFIIVGYGKVGGIELGHGSDLDLVFIHDGDPHAETDGAKPIDSAQFFTRLGQRIIHLLTTQTNSGQLYDVDMRLRPSGASGLLVSSLGAFERYQQNEAWTWEHQALVRARVLVGCPQVATAFEDVRAKVLGQPRELDKLRAEVSEMRAKMRDNLGTKATAAGIAGNAFDAGQPFDIKQDAGGIVDIEFMVQYAALAWSHEHPAILRWTDNIRILEELEQAGLMPVADAVLLREVYKAFRSASHRQALQKQAGVIDAAQFVDERREVRRIWGELGLT; translated from the coding sequence ATGCGCCTGCCTTTGCCGCTCGATCTGCCTGCCGCTCTCCAACCGCTGGTCGCCCGTAATCGACAGTTCCTCGCCGACGCCCTGGCCGCTCATCCCGAACTGGCGATCGACAGCTGGTCCGCGGCCCAGCGCCAGCAGTTCGACCAGGTGGCCGCGGCCAGCGATTTCGTGCTCGCCCAGGCCCAGCGCGAACCGGCGATGCTGTTCGACCTGCTGGCCGGCGGCGAGATGGGCCGCGCCTTCGCCCCGGGCGAACTGCGCGCGCGTATTCATGCCGCGGCCCAGGCCGCGCAGAGCGAGGACGAGTTGGCGCGCAACCTGCGCCGCGAGCGCAATCGCCAGCAACTGCGCATCATCTGGCGCGACGTTACCCGCCAGGCCGCGCTGGCCGAGACCTGCCGCGACCTGTCCGACCTGGCCGACGCCAGCATCGACGAAGCTTATCAATGGTTGTACCCGCGCCACTGCCAGCAGTTCGGCACGCCCATCGGCAACCGCAGCGGCCAGCCCCAGCACCTGGTGGTGCTGGGCATGGGCAAGCTGGGGGCGATGGAGTTGAACCTGTCGTCCGACATCGACCTGATCTTCGCCTTCCCCGAGGGCGGCGAGACCGAAGGCGTGAAACGCTCGCTGGATAACCAGGAATTCTTCACCCGCCTGGGCCAGCGCCTGATCAAGGCCCTCGACCCGGTTACCGTCGACGGCTTCGTGTTCCGCGTCGACATGCGCCTGCGTCCCTACGGTTCGGCCGGCGCCCTGGTGCTCAGCTTCAATGCCCTGGAGCAGTACTACCAGGACCAGGGGCGTGACTGGGAACGCTACGCCATGATCAAGGCGCGGGTGGTCGCCGGCGACCAGGCGGCCGGCGCCCAGTTGCAGGACATGCTGCGACCGTTCGTCTACCGACGTTACCTGGACTTCTCTGCCATCGAGGCGCTGCGCACCATGAAGCAGCTGATCCAGCAGGAAGTGCGGCGCAAGGGCATGGCCGAGAACATCAAGCTCGGTGCCGGTGGCATTCGTGAAGTGGAGTTCATCGCCCAGGCCTTCCAGCTGATTCATGGCGGGCGCGACCTGAGTTTGCAACAGCGGCCATTGCTGAAGGTGCTGGCGACCCTGGAGGGGCAGGGCTACCTGCCGCCAGCGGTGGTGGCCGAGCTGCGCGAGGGCTATGAGTTCCTGCGCTATACCGAACACGCCATCCAGGCCATCGCCGATCGCCAGACCCAGATGCTGCCCGACGACGAAACCGACCGCGCGCGTATTGCCTACATGCTCGGCTATGCCGATTGGGCCAGTTTCCACGACCAGTTGATGCACTGGCGCGGGCGCGTCGACTGGCATTTCCGCCAGGTGATCGCCGACCCGGACGAAGACGACGCCGAGGGTGAGCTGGTGGTGGGCGGCGAATGGTCGCCGCTGTGGGAGCAGGCCCAGGATGAAGAGGCCGCCGGGCGCCAGTTGGAGGAAGCCGGTTTCCGCCAGCCCGGCGAGGCCCTGCGTCGGCTCAATGCCCTGCGTGTCAGCCCGACCTTGCGCTCGATGCAGCGTATCGGCCGCGAGCGCCTGGACGCGTTCATCCCACGGCTGCTGGCCCAGGCGGTGGAGCACGACAACCCGGACCTGGTACTCGAACGCGTGCTGCCGCTGGTCGAGGCAGTGGCGCGGCGCTCGGCCTACCTGGTGTTGCTCACCGAGAACCCCGGCGCCCTGCGCCGCCTGCTGACCCTGTGCGCCGCCAGCCCGTGGATCGCCGAGCAGATCGCCCGTTACCCGCTGTTGCTCGATGAACTGCTCAACGAGGGCCGCTTGTTCAGCCCGCCGCTGGCCCCGGAGCTGGCCGCCGAGCTACGCGAGCGCCTGACGCGGATTCCCGAGGACGACCTCGAGCAGCAGATGGAAGCCCTGCGTCACTTCAAGCTGGCGCACAGCCTGCGGGTGGCGGCGTCCGAGATCAGCGGCAACCTGCCGTTGATGAAAGTCAGCGACTACCTGACCTGGCTGGCCGAGGCGATCCTCGACCAGGTGCTGGCCCTGGCCTGGCGCCAGACCGTGGCGCGCCACGGCCAGCCGAAGCGTAGTGACGGCAGCCTGTGCGACCCGGGTTTCATCATCGTCGGTTATGGCAAGGTGGGCGGCATCGAGCTGGGCCATGGGTCCGACCTGGACCTGGTGTTCATCCACGATGGCGACCCGCACGCCGAGACCGATGGCGCCAAGCCTATCGACAGCGCGCAGTTCTTCACCCGCCTGGGCCAGCGCATCATCCACCTGCTGACCACCCAGACCAACTCTGGCCAGTTGTACGACGTCGACATGCGCCTGCGCCCTTCCGGCGCCTCCGGGTTGCTGGTCAGTTCGTTGGGCGCCTTCGAGCGCTACCAGCAAAACGAAGCCTGGACCTGGGAGCACCAGGCCCTGGTGCGGGCCCGCGTGCTGGTCGGCTGTCCGCAGGTGGCGACGGCGTTCGAGGACGTGCGGGCCAAGGTGCTCGGCCAGCCGCGCGAGCTCGACAAGCTGCGCGCCGAGGTGAGCGAGATGCGCGCCAAGATGCGAGACAACCTCGGCACCAAGGCCACCGCCGCAGGTATTGCGGGCAACGCCTTCGACGCCGGCCAGCCGTTCGATATCAAGCAGGATGCCGGCGGTATCGTCGATATCGAATTTATGGTGCAATACGCCGCTTTGGCCTGGTCCCACGAGCATCCGGCCATACTGCGCTGGACCGACAACATCCGCATTCTCGAAGAGCTGGAGCAGGCCGGGTTGATGCCCGTCGCCGACGCCGTGCTGCTGCGCGAGGTGTACAAGGCGTTCCGCTCGGCCTCGCACCGCCAGGCCCTGCAGAAACAGGCCGGGGTGATCGACGCGGCGCAGTTTGTCGATGAGCGTCGTGAAGTAAGGCGGATCTGGGGTGAACTGGGTCTGACTTGA
- the waaF gene encoding lipopolysaccharide heptosyltransferase II: MRILIIGPSWVGDMVMAQTLFQCLKQQHPDCVIDVLAPEWSRPILERMPEVRQALSFPLGHGALELATRRRIGKSLAGQYDQAILLPNSLKSALVPYFAGIPKRTGWRGEMRYLLLNDVRKLDKARYPLMIERFMALAYAPGTELPQPYPRPSLRIEAASRDAALAKFGLALDRPVLALCPGAEFGEAKRWPAEHYAEVADALIRQGWQVWLFGSKNDHPVGEQIRDRLIPGLREESCNLAGETSLAEAIDLMSCASAVVSNDSGLMHVAAALNRPLVAVYGSTSPGFTPPLAEQVEVVRTGIECSPCFERTCRFGHYNCLRLLEPAKVIAALHSLGGSNLIDTVAEVD, from the coding sequence ATGAGAATACTGATCATTGGCCCCAGCTGGGTCGGCGACATGGTGATGGCGCAGACCCTGTTCCAGTGCCTGAAGCAACAGCATCCCGACTGCGTGATCGATGTGCTGGCCCCCGAATGGAGCCGGCCGATCCTCGAGCGCATGCCCGAGGTGCGCCAGGCCTTGAGCTTCCCGCTCGGCCACGGCGCTCTGGAGCTGGCCACCCGTCGGCGCATCGGCAAGTCGCTGGCCGGCCAGTACGACCAGGCGATCCTGCTGCCCAATTCGCTGAAGTCGGCGCTGGTGCCGTACTTTGCCGGCATCCCCAAGCGCACCGGCTGGCGCGGCGAGATGCGCTACCTGCTGCTCAACGATGTGCGCAAGCTGGACAAGGCGCGTTACCCGTTGATGATCGAACGGTTCATGGCCCTGGCCTATGCGCCGGGCACCGAACTGCCGCAGCCATACCCGCGCCCGAGCCTGCGGATCGAGGCCGCCAGCCGCGACGCGGCGCTGGCCAAGTTCGGCCTGGCGCTGGATCGTCCGGTGCTGGCCCTGTGCCCTGGCGCCGAGTTCGGCGAGGCCAAGCGCTGGCCGGCGGAGCATTATGCCGAGGTGGCCGATGCGCTGATCCGCCAGGGTTGGCAGGTCTGGCTGTTCGGCTCGAAAAACGATCACCCGGTCGGCGAGCAGATCCGCGACCGCCTGATCCCAGGCCTGCGCGAAGAATCCTGCAACCTGGCCGGCGAGACTTCGCTGGCCGAGGCCATCGACCTGATGTCCTGCGCCAGCGCCGTGGTCTCCAACGACTCGGGCCTGATGCACGTGGCCGCCGCCCTCAACCGCCCACTGGTGGCGGTGTACGGCTCGACTTCGCCGGGCTTCACCCCGCCGCTGGCCGAGCAGGTCGAGGTGGTGCGCACCGGCATCGAGTGCAGCCCATGCTTCGAGCGGACCTGCCGCTTTGGCCACTACAACTGCCTGCGGCTGCTCGAGCCGGCGAAAGTCATCGCCGCGTTGCACAGCCTGGGTGGCTCGAACCTGATCGATACCGTGGCCGAGGTCGACTGA